A window of Agrobacterium vitis genomic DNA:
GTGATAGCGCAAGCCGCCTGGGATCGCTAGACTGCCGAACGGGAGCGACGTTTTGGCCATGGCTGCACCAAGCCACGCCCAGTTGTTCCCGGAATTACCCTGACGGCTCAACCATGGGGCGATGTGATCAGAAGTCATGATGGCTTGAAAACCAGCATCCTCCGCAGCTTGCACGTATGATAATAGATCGCTGGGCGCAAACTGCTCATGAGATGCATGGTATCCGATGATCATGCGCAGCTTCCTGTCATTCTCGCTCGACGTGGGTTTGGCCGATTCCATGGGGATTACGAGCACCCGCGAGGCATCCACCAAAAACGAGAACGCGCTGCGTAGTTCGATGGTTCCCTGTCAACGGGATGAGTGTGGCCTTGGGCCTGCTGAGCGAGATGTTTTTTTGCTGCCCAACCGCGATCCCACCGGGGGCCGCGGGCTTAATCGGTAGTTACCCAATCGTGAGCCGAATAACCGTATCGGCACCGTAACGTTAACCGGGCGTCGAGCAAAATGTGGGATCTGGCGGTATGACCAGACTTGCCCGTGATCCTCTTTATCGTCGCCACCGATTTCCAGCTGACGTGATTGCCCACGCCGTTTGGCTCTATTTCCGGTTTCCGCTCAGTCTGCGAATGGTCGAGGATATGCTGGCCGCGCGTGGCGTCATCGTTTCTCACCAGACGGTGCGGCTCTGGGCTGAGAAATTCGGCAGGCACTTTGCAAATGATATCCGGAAGCGATCGACCGGCAGGTTCGGCGACAAATGGCACCTCGATGAAGTTGTCATCACGATCGCCGGCAAGAAACATTGGCTTTGGCGCGCCGTCGATCAGGGCGGCTTCGTACTTGACGTGTTGGTCCAGAGCCGCCGAAATACCAAGGCTGCAAAGCGTTTGATGCGAAAGCTTCTGAAAGGGCAAGGTCGTTTACCCCGTGTGATGATCACCGACAAACTTCGGTCCTATGCCGCCGCAAAGCGCAATATCATGCCCGGCGTCGAACATCGCTCGCACAAGGGCCTAAACAACCGGGCAGAAAACTCCCATCAATCGATCCGAATGCGAGAGCGGATCATGAAGCGTTTCAAGTCAGCGAGGCACCTGCAACGCTTCGTTTCAATCCACGACCCGATCGCCAATCTCTTTCATATTCCCCGCCACGACATCCCATCCAGCCATTATCGCGAGCTTCGAGCAATAGCCATGGAAAAATGGCACCAGATCGCACGCCTGCGCGTCGCCTGAACCAAAGACATAATCCAAAACCCTGCCTTCGAAGCGTTAAGTTTACAGTGCCGTCTGGGGGGTTCACCAGCCGTCGCCGGGTTGGTGTCGCGCTGCCGGAGGGCGAAAGAGGCTTCAAGCACGGTTGGGTTCCCGGGCAGCGAGGAACGGCATGAATGACAGCCGGTTGTCCTGGATGACGGACTCGGCCTGATCCTCGGAGACGAATATACATTGCCTGCGGCACCAAGTTCTTGAACATCAAACACGACGGGAAGACAGGTCGGCCGCCCTTCGGCTCCTCAGACCGCTT
This region includes:
- a CDS encoding IS6 family transposase — protein: MTRLARDPLYRRHRFPADVIAHAVWLYFRFPLSLRMVEDMLAARGVIVSHQTVRLWAEKFGRHFANDIRKRSTGRFGDKWHLDEVVITIAGKKHWLWRAVDQGGFVLDVLVQSRRNTKAAKRLMRKLLKGQGRLPRVMITDKLRSYAAAKRNIMPGVEHRSHKGLNNRAENSHQSIRMRERIMKRFKSARHLQRFVSIHDPIANLFHIPRHDIPSSHYRELRAIAMEKWHQIARLRVA